In one Mycoplasmopsis canis PG 14 genomic region, the following are encoded:
- the tsaE gene encoding tRNA (adenosine(37)-N6)-threonylcarbamoyltransferase complex ATPase subunit type 1 TsaE: MKEYTLIKESELFNVINEWLPTINQIKKIYLIGDLGSGKTSFVKELAKQIGIKDKITSPSFNYMKNYNGLVHIDLYNFRGDIDEFEDFFEDNIIAFEWADLAKLPYKSYILINCKLNIDNSHTYRIEKF, from the coding sequence ATGAAAGAATACACATTAATAAAGGAATCTGAATTATTTAACGTAATTAATGAATGATTGCCAACAATTAATCAAATTAAAAAAATTTATTTAATTGGTGATTTAGGTTCAGGAAAAACAAGTTTTGTGAAGGAACTTGCAAAACAAATTGGTATAAAAGACAAAATAACTTCACCTTCTTTTAATTATATGAAGAATTACAATGGGCTAGTTCATATTGATTTATATAACTTTAGGGGTGATATAGATGAGTTTGAAGATTTTTTTGAAGATAACATAATAGCGTTTGAATGAGCAGATTTAGCTAAATTACCTTATAAATCATATATTTTAATTAACTGTAAATTAAACATAGATAACTCACATACTTATAGAATAGAGAAATTTTAA
- a CDS encoding DegV family protein gives MKDLAIVVDSACGLDKKQAELYGYYFLPLQIEIDNVTYNDGIDLTAKNFFEKFSLKSENVKTSATPLGYSKNLLEQLSKEYKRVVVFPISTKLSSQYNSLNLIAQDFDNVFIVESVDVAQTILFRVDKFLETYKKEGFEKAFEISSKWIDDEMDITLLPKYNDYLVKGGRLSKSAAALAKLLQIVPFIRFTNGSLEKQGKGRVFNKSLQNVVDEKMQNQNEEDQIIILGEKNSDVEALITYIQSTYKIQSFTMPIPNVISIHTGPEAVVIIKGPKLKDKMEKYLK, from the coding sequence ATGAAAGACTTAGCTATAGTAGTTGATTCAGCTTGTGGCCTTGATAAAAAGCAAGCAGAATTATATGGATATTATTTTTTACCCTTACAAATAGAAATTGATAACGTTACCTATAATGATGGTATTGATTTAACAGCTAAAAACTTTTTCGAAAAATTTAGCTTAAAAAGTGAAAATGTAAAAACTTCAGCAACACCTTTAGGGTACTCAAAGAACTTATTAGAACAACTTTCAAAAGAATACAAAAGAGTTGTTGTTTTTCCTATTTCGACAAAACTTTCAAGTCAATACAATTCTTTAAATTTAATTGCTCAAGATTTTGATAATGTTTTCATAGTTGAATCTGTTGATGTAGCACAAACTATCCTATTTAGAGTTGATAAGTTTTTAGAAACCTACAAAAAAGAAGGGTTTGAAAAAGCTTTCGAAATTAGTTCTAAATGAATTGATGATGAGATGGACATAACTTTATTACCTAAATATAATGATTATTTGGTTAAAGGTGGTAGATTATCAAAAAGCGCTGCTGCTTTAGCTAAATTATTACAGATTGTTCCTTTTATTAGGTTCACTAATGGGTCATTAGAAAAACAAGGAAAAGGAAGGGTTTTCAATAAATCGTTACAAAATGTTGTTGACGAAAAAATGCAGAATCAAAACGAAGAAGACCAAATCATTATCTTAGGTGAAAAAAATAGTGATGTTGAAGCTTTAATAACTTACATTCAATCCACTTATAAAATCCAAAGTTTTACTATGCCAATACCTAATGTTATATCTATCCACACAGGACCTGAAGCTGTTGTTATTATAAAAGGGCCTAAATTAAAAGATAAAATGGAAAAATATTTAAAATAA
- the tapR gene encoding TyrS-associated PheT N-terminal domain-related protein TapR, giving the protein MIIVNNINNFFKNSAIVFVDSRINGKNIVKSNDLVFFVDDKKRIQSINVLNSDKYNLNNKKFYTTDLNSLDLIKKEAEKNGLVFEFSQKFIYVKITKRIEHPKSNKLFIITVNDGNKEFDLVTNTLDSEVGKVVVMALPGSVTFAGTKVLNGKIMDIESPGMLAGYKTLSINKEGLIFGEESQIGKDFII; this is encoded by the coding sequence ATGATTATAGTTAATAATATAAATAACTTTTTTAAAAATTCAGCAATTGTGTTTGTTGATTCAAGAATTAATGGAAAAAATATAGTTAAATCAAATGATTTAGTGTTTTTTGTTGATGATAAAAAAAGGATTCAAAGTATTAATGTGCTGAATAGTGATAAATATAATTTAAACAATAAAAAATTTTATACAACGGATTTAAATTCTTTGGATCTAATCAAAAAAGAAGCTGAGAAAAATGGCTTAGTATTTGAATTTTCTCAAAAATTTATTTATGTAAAAATTACCAAAAGAATTGAGCATCCTAAATCAAATAAACTTTTTATTATAACTGTAAATGATGGAAATAAAGAGTTTGATTTAGTAACAAATACATTAGATTCTGAAGTCGGAAAAGTGGTTGTAATGGCATTGCCAGGATCTGTAACATTTGCTGGAACTAAAGTGTTAAACGGAAAAATAATGGACATAGAAAGTCCTGGTATGTTAGCTGGGTACAAAACTCTTTCAATAAACAAAGAAGGTTTAATTTTTGGAGAGGAATCTCAAATAGGAAAGGATTTTATAATTTAA
- the tyrS gene encoding tyrosine--tRNA ligase → MKIIEDLKQRGILKDVTNIEKFENMDSNAVIYAGFDPTAKSLHLGNFIQILTLLRLKKAGIKVLALVGGATGMIGDPTFRSSERVLLDKESILINKNAIINQLKSYGLDVFDNLEFYKEMNVLEFLRDAGTSINVSYMLAKDSIATRLENGLSFTEFSYTLIQGWDFYKLYKDKNVHGQFGGSDQWGNITSGLEIISKKEGNDHKAFAFTCNLLTDANGNKFGKSTGGGSLWLDKEMTKPYDMYQFLLNQPDSEIEKLLKWLTFLSLDQIKEIVQEHNKNPQLRLGQKTLAYEVIKNVHNEKEANNAKSLSSILFDKNLKLSDISIEDITDLENDMKILVLDENKNLVDELISKGILKSKREAREFIEKGSIKFNLDTIEESFIIKSLVWDSKYALLHIGKKNIFLVKIK, encoded by the coding sequence ATGAAAATTATTGAAGATTTAAAACAAAGAGGGATTTTAAAAGACGTAACTAACATAGAAAAATTTGAAAATATGGATTCAAACGCTGTTATTTATGCTGGTTTTGACCCGACAGCTAAGAGCTTACACTTAGGTAATTTTATTCAAATTTTAACTCTTTTAAGACTTAAAAAAGCAGGTATTAAAGTTTTGGCATTAGTTGGTGGTGCTACAGGAATGATAGGAGACCCAACTTTTAGATCATCAGAAAGAGTTTTGCTAGATAAAGAGAGTATTCTTATTAATAAAAACGCCATTATAAATCAATTAAAAAGTTATGGTTTAGATGTCTTTGATAATTTAGAATTTTATAAAGAAATGAATGTTCTAGAATTCTTGAGAGACGCAGGAACAAGTATAAATGTGTCATATATGCTTGCTAAAGATTCTATTGCAACCAGATTAGAAAATGGATTGAGTTTTACTGAATTTAGTTATACATTAATTCAAGGATGAGATTTTTATAAGTTATATAAAGACAAGAATGTTCATGGTCAATTTGGTGGTTCAGATCAGTGAGGGAATATCACTAGTGGGCTAGAAATTATTTCAAAAAAAGAAGGTAATGACCACAAAGCTTTTGCTTTTACATGTAACTTGCTAACAGATGCTAATGGTAATAAATTCGGAAAATCTACAGGTGGTGGTAGTTTATGATTAGATAAAGAAATGACTAAACCATATGATATGTATCAATTTCTTCTTAATCAACCGGATTCAGAGATTGAAAAATTACTAAAATGACTAACATTCTTATCATTAGATCAAATAAAAGAAATTGTGCAAGAACACAATAAAAATCCACAACTTAGACTAGGACAAAAAACCCTTGCATATGAAGTTATAAAGAATGTTCATAATGAAAAAGAAGCCAATAATGCAAAATCTTTATCATCCATTCTTTTTGACAAAAACTTAAAATTAAGTGACATAAGTATCGAAGATATTACTGACCTAGAAAATGATATGAAGATTTTGGTTTTAGATGAAAACAAAAATTTAGTTGATGAACTAATATCAAAGGGTATTTTGAAGTCAAAAAGAGAAGCGAGAGAATTCATTGAAAAGGGTTCAATAAAATTTAATTTAGATACAATTGAAGAATCCTTTATTATTAAGAGTTTAGTATGAGATTCTAAATATGCTTTACTACATATAGGTAAAAAGAATATATTCTTAGTTAAAATTAAATAA
- a CDS encoding DJ-1/PfpI family protein: MNLLVIIEDKFKDVELVTPLTIFKTSRQFNKIDFFNPNLKIATGSDGFAKIENILNNIDINDYDLIFIPGGSGAQSLRKNQESLKIIKEHFNSGKGIIAVCDAPNVLSENKIITNESFSGYPTNWSVDFRKENWIDQLVTSENKKLITGNSPFSSTKLAFYALIHLFGYQVALSTYKIFAGKPNAKEIIL, from the coding sequence ATGAATTTATTAGTTATTATTGAAGATAAATTTAAAGATGTTGAATTAGTTACTCCTTTAACAATTTTTAAAACATCAAGGCAATTTAATAAAATAGATTTTTTTAATCCAAACCTTAAAATAGCGACTGGTTCTGATGGATTTGCTAAAATCGAAAATATTTTAAACAACATCGATATAAATGATTATGACCTAATTTTTATCCCTGGCGGAAGCGGAGCTCAGTCATTAAGAAAAAATCAAGAGAGCTTAAAAATAATTAAAGAACATTTTAATTCAGGTAAGGGAATTATTGCTGTTTGTGATGCGCCAAATGTACTCAGCGAAAATAAAATTATAACAAACGAAAGTTTTTCTGGTTATCCAACTAATTGAAGTGTTGATTTTAGAAAAGAAAATTGAATCGATCAACTTGTAACATCTGAAAATAAAAAATTGATTACCGGTAATTCGCCTTTCTCATCAACAAAACTAGCTTTTTATGCGTTGATTCATTTATTTGGTTATCAAGTTGCACTAAGCACATATAAGATTTTTGCAGGCAAACCTAACGCAAAAGAAATTATTTTATAA
- a CDS encoding MSC_0882 family membrane protein, with protein MFKPKNSAQDLEIKTAQYQINQTKIHEDPKKQLNPATYTVIKKEKRMRIFSSIFWGSIFFFSIIGILFNVFFHLESENKGIGFYILLSIPTIISFGFMTKSLIRVSGWKKAEASYRVSYSAGDSVSSSMFAEIYQSLVLKKLRMTWALIFFLTYFGLFNIIILSLKDQVIEVGTNFNNTEVANGFNIHFLIDFKKRFEITFGNVNVLLIVNAIVILSFVAIYVLILLYDKKRIQDILMNLGSTENQTAVKNAVELKRKSENKAWIRTYIVIFVLVVLIPFVLILFLIYKKFIRKKA; from the coding sequence ATGTTTAAACCAAAAAATTCTGCTCAAGATTTAGAAATCAAAACAGCACAATATCAAATTAACCAAACTAAAATTCATGAGGATCCTAAAAAACAATTAAACCCTGCTACTTATACAGTTATTAAAAAAGAAAAAAGAATGAGAATTTTTTCTTCTATTTTTTGAGGAAGTATTTTCTTTTTTTCTATTATTGGAATCTTATTTAATGTTTTCTTTCATTTAGAATCAGAAAACAAAGGGATCGGTTTTTACATACTTCTTTCAATACCAACAATAATCTCATTTGGTTTTATGACTAAAAGTTTAATAAGAGTTTCAGGGTGAAAAAAAGCAGAAGCAAGTTATAGAGTTAGTTATAGCGCAGGTGATTCAGTATCAAGCTCAATGTTTGCTGAAATTTACCAATCATTAGTTCTTAAAAAATTAAGAATGACATGAGCATTAATTTTCTTTTTAACTTATTTCGGACTATTTAACATAATTATTTTATCCCTCAAAGATCAGGTGATTGAAGTAGGCACAAACTTCAACAACACAGAAGTTGCAAACGGTTTTAATATTCACTTTTTGATAGATTTTAAAAAGAGATTTGAAATCACATTTGGAAATGTAAATGTTTTATTAATTGTTAACGCAATTGTTATATTATCTTTTGTAGCAATATATGTTTTAATCCTTCTTTATGACAAAAAAAGAATTCAAGATATTTTAATGAATCTTGGTTCTACCGAAAACCAAACTGCTGTAAAAAATGCGGTTGAACTAAAAAGAAAATCTGAAAACAAAGCTTGAATAAGAACTTATATAGTTATTTTTGTTTTAGTTGTATTGATTCCTTTTGTGCTAATATTATTTTTAATATACAAAAAGTTTATAAGAAAGAAAGCGTAA
- the def gene encoding peptide deformylase, with protein MKKEKKFNIKIVELPEKVLRQKSSDITLPLTEEDIELAEKMIYHIDDSQTENTEFRPGVGVAAVQYGILKNVFYVFLQDGDNNVIFKDVLFNPKVVFASKTQVALSEGEGCLSVPEELPNQEGFIHRSKRLIVDAYSYNERKFMRIEVTDYLAIIFQHELDHLNGMLFIDRINKKDPWRKIKGAKYL; from the coding sequence ATGAAAAAAGAAAAAAAATTTAATATTAAAATTGTCGAGTTACCCGAGAAGGTTTTAAGACAAAAATCTAGTGATATAACACTACCTTTAACTGAAGAAGACATTGAATTAGCAGAAAAAATGATTTATCATATTGACGATTCGCAAACCGAAAACACTGAATTTCGTCCTGGTGTGGGGGTTGCTGCAGTGCAATACGGAATACTTAAAAATGTTTTTTACGTTTTCTTACAGGACGGAGATAATAATGTCATTTTTAAAGATGTATTATTCAATCCAAAAGTTGTTTTTGCAAGCAAAACACAAGTGGCATTAAGTGAAGGAGAAGGGTGTTTAAGTGTACCTGAAGAATTGCCTAATCAAGAGGGCTTTATACATAGAAGTAAAAGATTAATTGTAGATGCTTATAGTTATAATGAACGTAAATTCATGAGAATTGAAGTAACAGATTATTTAGCAATTATCTTTCAACATGAATTAGATCACCTAAACGGTATGCTATTTATTGACAGAATTAACAAAAAAGATCCTTGAAGAAAAATTAAAGGTGCTAAATATTTATAG
- the plsY gene encoding glycerol-3-phosphate 1-O-acyltransferase PlsY, with amino-acid sequence MSIFLEILLNLGFFLLGYILGSLNTSIIYGKLTKRPDLREFHSKNAGATNSLRVYGSKSAIYILIIDIFKTFFVVLICRLISIWINGAITQDFVEITQGVSLLNGKLFLIPLLGGLGVVIGNIFPVFYKFKGGKGVATSIGLLISINIILLPIAAIFFFSLMFWKRYVSLASVTTAFLMTLFIAIPWISEGFLGWVSGIQLGFFWVALLIFGIDASLIIFAHRENIKRLVKGTERKFGNK; translated from the coding sequence ATGTCAATTTTTTTAGAAATTTTATTAAATTTAGGTTTCTTTTTATTGGGTTATATTTTGGGTTCTTTAAATACTTCAATTATTTATGGAAAACTAACTAAAAGACCTGATTTGAGGGAATTTCATTCAAAAAATGCGGGTGCAACTAATTCATTAAGAGTTTATGGTTCAAAGTCTGCAATTTACATTCTAATAATCGATATTTTTAAAACCTTTTTTGTTGTTTTAATATGCAGATTAATATCAATTTGAATAAATGGTGCAATAACACAAGATTTTGTAGAAATAACACAAGGAGTAAGTTTATTAAATGGTAAATTGTTTTTAATACCATTATTAGGTGGTTTAGGAGTTGTTATTGGAAATATATTTCCTGTCTTTTATAAATTCAAAGGTGGGAAAGGTGTTGCTACTTCAATTGGTCTTTTAATTTCTATTAATATAATTTTATTGCCGATTGCAGCTATTTTCTTTTTTAGCCTTATGTTTTGAAAAAGATATGTTTCATTAGCTAGTGTTACAACTGCATTTCTAATGACTTTATTTATAGCGATTCCATGAATTAGTGAAGGTTTTTTGGGTTGAGTTTCTGGAATTCAATTAGGATTCTTTTGAGTTGCTCTTTTAATTTTTGGTATTGATGCTTCATTGATTATATTTGCGCATAGAGAAAATATAAAAAGATTAGTAAAAGGTACAGAAAGAAAATTTGGAAATAAATAA
- the pyrH gene encoding UMP kinase, with product MIKYKRILIKLSGEGFANKEKHLAIDNELVKKIALQLKDIVNKGIQVSIVIGGGNFWRGASAEKNGIPRNRADYIGMLATIMNGLALRSGFELVGLKSRVQSSLALDPKIAENYVNEKTLKYLQDGEVVIFVGGTGRPFFTTDTASTLYASEIGAEVILMGKNGTDGVYNADPKTNPNAKRYDKITYDEILEKKLQVMDLTATSMARDNNINLIIFNLLEENSILKALEGTIKHTEVVK from the coding sequence ATGATTAAGTATAAAAGAATTTTAATTAAGCTTTCTGGTGAAGGTTTTGCTAATAAAGAAAAACATTTAGCTATTGATAATGAATTAGTTAAAAAGATTGCTCTGCAATTGAAGGATATAGTAAATAAAGGTATTCAAGTTTCTATTGTTATAGGTGGTGGAAATTTTTGAAGAGGTGCTTCAGCTGAAAAAAATGGTATTCCAAGAAATAGGGCAGATTATATAGGTATGTTAGCTACTATAATGAATGGTCTTGCCTTAAGAAGCGGATTTGAACTTGTGGGCCTTAAATCTAGAGTGCAAAGTTCTTTAGCACTTGACCCAAAAATAGCGGAAAACTATGTTAATGAAAAAACTTTAAAATATTTACAAGACGGAGAAGTTGTTATATTTGTTGGAGGAACAGGTAGACCATTTTTCACAACTGACACAGCTTCAACTTTATATGCTTCTGAAATAGGTGCAGAAGTAATTTTGATGGGGAAAAATGGAACTGATGGTGTTTATAATGCAGACCCTAAAACAAACCCAAATGCAAAACGTTATGATAAAATAACTTATGATGAAATTCTTGAGAAGAAATTACAAGTCATGGATCTAACTGCGACAAGTATGGCTCGTGATAATAATATTAATTTAATAATTTTTAATCTTTTAGAAGAAAACTCAATTTTAAAAGCATTAGAAGGAACTATAAAACACACAGAGGTAGTAAAATAA
- the frr gene encoding ribosome recycling factor, whose translation MEFDIYLLDLEDKSEKSISHFKFKMSKISTGRANPQIIKGVKVNYYDALTPLEELANISVPEPQQLLIKPYDITSVKDITKALEKANLGILPVDEGNQVRLTFPVLTTDRRKEMIKNLGKLSEAAKVGVRNARQDVNKAIKADEELSEDEQKNYLDRIQKNVDALIEKINSLTKEKEEELMNK comes from the coding sequence ATGGAATTCGATATTTACTTATTAGATTTAGAGGATAAGAGCGAAAAATCTATTAGTCATTTTAAATTTAAAATGTCAAAAATTTCAACAGGACGCGCAAATCCGCAAATTATTAAAGGTGTAAAAGTTAATTATTATGATGCATTAACACCATTAGAAGAATTAGCTAATATTAGTGTGCCTGAACCACAACAATTACTAATTAAACCCTATGATATAACATCAGTAAAAGATATAACAAAAGCTTTAGAAAAAGCAAATTTAGGAATACTACCAGTTGATGAAGGAAACCAAGTAAGACTTACATTTCCAGTTTTAACAACTGATAGAAGAAAAGAAATGATTAAAAACCTTGGAAAGTTATCTGAAGCAGCAAAAGTTGGTGTTAGAAACGCAAGACAAGATGTTAATAAAGCAATTAAGGCAGATGAAGAATTATCTGAAGACGAGCAAAAAAATTATTTAGATAGAATCCAAAAAAACGTAGATGCCTTAATAGAAAAAATAAATTCATTAACAAAAGAAAAAGAAGAAGAATTAATGAACAAATAA
- the msrA gene encoding peptide-methionine (S)-S-oxide reductase MsrA: protein MKKEIFIAGGCFWGVEAYFSRLKGIEESSSYYINGGFEGVSYKEVCTTTNHVEAVKIIYDSNVVSEKTIWDLYLNIVDPYSLNQQGNDKGTQYRVGIYSNDSSVLNEYKKLNDEFVSNEGKENYLEFLPISDATKAEEYHQKYLEKNPNGYCHINLYSIPEELLKDQYKK from the coding sequence ATGAAAAAAGAAATATTTATTGCTGGTGGATGTTTTTGAGGAGTAGAAGCTTACTTTTCTAGATTAAAAGGTATTGAGGAATCAAGTTCATATTATATTAATGGTGGATTTGAAGGTGTTAGTTACAAAGAAGTTTGTACAACAACAAATCATGTTGAAGCAGTTAAAATTATTTATGATTCAAATGTTGTTTCAGAAAAAACTATTTGAGATTTATACTTAAATATTGTAGATCCATATTCATTAAACCAACAAGGAAACGATAAAGGTACACAATATAGAGTTGGTATTTATTCAAACGATAGTTCAGTTCTAAATGAATACAAAAAACTTAATGACGAGTTTGTTTCGAATGAAGGTAAGGAAAATTATCTAGAATTTTTACCTATCTCAGATGCTACAAAAGCTGAAGAATACCATCAAAAATACCTTGAGAAAAACCCGAACGGTTACTGTCACATTAATCTTTATTCTATTCCTGAAGAACTTCTTAAAGACCAGTATAAAAAATAA
- a CDS encoding PQ-loop domain-containing transporter encodes MSLAIQIFGILGAILVASLGIPQLFKIIKDKKTGDVNFLSFWIFHTGILLWVLWTAFSANNHHNVLAANGITLVTESVMLYLMYKYKIEFDKKQKLIGQSAVALYLILGLIFIGLHIGIYTRDNLKNLTWPSSAETTMGFVFPAFTTLAFLPQFIQSIKTNKWGGLSYGMFIIYITNNFVWIIWWALLIISSSQTAQGVDMSYVGGIIWQLISFSLFSTQFVFTIKNTKR; translated from the coding sequence ATGTCACTAGCAATTCAAATTTTTGGAATATTAGGTGCTATACTTGTTGCATCTTTAGGTATTCCTCAACTATTTAAAATAATTAAAGACAAAAAAACAGGAGATGTTAACTTTTTATCATTTTGAATTTTCCACACAGGTATTTTGTTATGAGTTCTTTGAACAGCATTTAGTGCAAACAATCATCATAACGTTTTAGCTGCTAATGGTATTACGTTAGTAACTGAGTCTGTGATGCTTTATTTAATGTATAAATATAAAATTGAGTTTGATAAAAAACAAAAATTAATTGGACAGAGTGCTGTAGCATTATATTTAATCTTAGGTTTAATCTTTATAGGATTACATATCGGTATCTATACAAGAGATAACTTAAAAAACTTAACATGACCATCAAGTGCCGAAACAACAATGGGATTTGTTTTTCCTGCCTTCACTACTTTAGCATTTTTACCTCAATTTATTCAATCTATTAAAACAAATAAATGAGGCGGATTATCATACGGGATGTTCATTATTTACATTACAAATAATTTTGTATGAATAATATGATGAGCATTATTAATTATTAGTTCAAGCCAAACTGCACAGGGTGTAGATATGTCATATGTAGGTGGTATAATTTGACAATTAATTTCATTTTCATTATTTTCAACTCAATTTGTTTTTACAATTAAAAACACAAAGAGATAG
- the mnmE gene encoding tRNA uridine-5-carboxymethylaminomethyl(34) synthesis GTPase MnmE, with amino-acid sequence MNDTIAAISSGSRINQPISIIRLAGSDALKIIKKIFKGKIGTDHNITYGHIYDNDTLIDEVLVMWFLGKEKNGELVFNNYVGEPIIEINSHGGIVVTNKILELLLSHGARLAEPGEFTRRAFLNGKMDLIKAEAIHDLIMSKTITQAHASVNRFKGKTSDLIDELSNDIALLIGIAEVNIDYPEYDDVEKLDNKIMLEKLEYLINKLQQIVKVSEDSRYIFEGVRVSILGKPNVGKSSILNALLSEEKAIVTDIAGTTRDLVEASYQINGILFKLVDTAGLRTTEEKIEKIGIEKSIKQIELSDLIIHVIDPTQENDEYDELISNQAKKMNKFYIKVHNKNDLVSSNDKSLVSISALKNDIKELEDALVEQFKDIDIMDEKIFSNTRQLSLIKGSLNSLKEAQNSIKNYETFDVVIVDLYDAWDSLQNIKGNANREDLLDVMFKNFCLGK; translated from the coding sequence ATGAATGATACAATTGCTGCAATTAGCTCAGGTTCAAGGATAAATCAACCAATCTCAATAATTCGTTTAGCTGGATCTGATGCCTTAAAAATAATTAAAAAAATTTTTAAGGGCAAAATAGGAACTGACCATAACATAACTTATGGTCATATTTATGATAATGACACATTAATAGATGAAGTTTTAGTGATGTGATTTTTAGGTAAAGAAAAAAATGGAGAATTAGTTTTTAACAATTATGTAGGTGAACCTATTATTGAAATTAATAGCCACGGAGGAATTGTGGTTACTAACAAAATTTTAGAACTCTTATTAAGTCATGGTGCCAGATTAGCAGAACCAGGAGAATTTACTAGAAGAGCGTTTTTAAATGGGAAAATGGATTTAATTAAAGCTGAAGCTATTCATGATTTAATTATGTCAAAAACCATAACACAAGCACATGCAAGTGTTAATCGTTTTAAAGGGAAAACTTCAGATTTAATTGATGAACTATCTAATGACATAGCATTATTGATAGGAATTGCTGAAGTTAATATTGATTATCCAGAGTATGACGATGTTGAAAAACTCGATAATAAAATTATGCTTGAAAAATTGGAGTATTTAATCAATAAATTACAACAAATAGTAAAGGTATCTGAAGATAGCAGATACATTTTTGAAGGTGTTAGAGTATCAATACTAGGGAAACCAAACGTTGGTAAAAGTAGCATTTTAAATGCGTTGCTTTCTGAAGAAAAAGCAATAGTTACTGATATTGCAGGTACAACAAGAGATTTAGTCGAAGCATCATATCAAATTAACGGAATATTATTTAAATTAGTTGATACCGCAGGTTTAAGAACAACTGAAGAAAAAATTGAAAAAATAGGTATTGAAAAATCAATAAAACAAATAGAATTATCAGATTTAATTATTCATGTAATTGATCCGACTCAAGAAAATGATGAGTATGATGAATTAATTTCAAATCAAGCGAAAAAAATGAATAAATTTTATATAAAAGTACATAATAAAAATGACTTAGTCAGTTCAAATGATAAGTCATTAGTTTCCATTTCCGCACTCAAAAATGATATTAAAGAATTAGAAGATGCTTTAGTAGAGCAATTTAAAGATATTGATATTATGGATGAAAAAATATTTTCAAATACAAGACAACTATCTTTGATTAAGGGTTCTTTAAATTCTTTGAAAGAAGCCCAAAATTCAATTAAAAATTATGAGACTTTTGATGTTGTAATTGTTGATTTATATGATGCTTGAGATTCATTACAAAATATTAAAGGAAATGCAAATAGAGAAGACTTACTTGATGTAATGTTTAAAAACTTTTGTTTAGGTAAATAA